The sequence TCAACATTAAAAATTCTATCTTCATCCCTTAAAAAAAACTATCTTCATTGTTTAAATAATGGcttacacaaaaaaaaaattaatttcactGTTATTTAATTTTCCACAAAATTAAATCAACAGGGAAGTTACACAATCAtgattcgattttttttttattgaatgattcgatgattttagattttttaaTGTTGTGTTTAGATgaaaaaacttcaaatcaatggattttgattgtattttatgGTTATCAATGAACATTAGATCAAATTTAAATGCATACATTACTAATTTACACACTAGTTATACAAAttagaataaatttcaaatgacaCTATTATCGAGTAGACTTGGAATCCATTCTAATTAATATGAAATACTATATAAATATGAAATAAGTGAATTTGAAGTTTATGGTATTACTTATCTTTAAAAAAACACACATTGAACATATTTGAAATCCATCCATCCAAATACAAATTAAGGTTGCACTTGGATGAGATGATTTCAAATTCATGAATTTTgattgtaattttattattaacaAAGAAACAATGATCAAATTGTAAAATagaatgaatttcaaataaCACATTATTAGATGAACTtgaaaattatcttaattaactTGTAATACTGCATAACTATGAAATAGTTTATTACTTTATTTCTATGAAAAACTAAAATACGTTTGAAAATCAATTGATTGGAGATCCTTATTCTATCAAGCCCAACctaatattaatttaatgcgAATTAGGAACCTATTCACCTCCATAACCATAAATGAATGTGCGCGTGACAAAATATTAATTTCGTTAATCTTGTTCTATTCGTACAAAAGAAGCATGGGAGTCGTACTCTTGCACCATATTAACCTATCATATCTTTTAACGCGGTGAGCCAGAATTTAATAGATTTCTATTTTAGTtcaaattattgttattattttaatacAATACATGTCAACATCGGTATCAAATAATCTATCCGAGTAATCAAGTAAAGATTTTGTTTTAATTACTGACATGAAAATTCACAACCATTAATACCCACACCAACATGAAAATTCACAACCATTAATACCCACTTGGTGTGCAGAGTGCAAACCTCCGAAATAACACAATAATTTGTAAACTATAATAATCACGTAAACCACATTAGAAAAAAACTATGTGCGATATGCTCGTCTTAGCCTTAAAATATGTTGGTAGGGGTAAAGattttttattgattaaaaaCCATGACTTGTTTTTTCCTCGAATGGAAAAACTACAAATTGTTTTCCAAAATATAAATGTAACTAAGTATTTATTCACGCTTGTTACAGGCTTACAGCTAATTAATTCATGAAATTGTTGACTAGGTTAACCTTTTTTTGTTGACTCGGTTAATTTAATGAGAGTTGGGGATCGATCGATGTTGTCGGCCAATAATTTAATGTTTGTATAAGGAAAAAAAAGGCAATTATTATATTGTAATAAGGTTTTATGAAGTCAAATTATATATGTTACCAATTCTATTTAATTATTGGATTCCCTTTCACGAAAATTATTTTCTTCCTTAGTATTTTACGACTAGTACTTGTGAAAGACGAATACCAAGATTCCAAGTCTACCATAAACTGTTTTTAAAAAGTACGATAAATGAATTTCGAAGTTATATATTTAAAAGCACGAGAAGTACTTGTGGTTTTACTATTTGTCATGTATTttgatgatgtcgatttttttcttcgggttcggtctggtagagcgGATCTCCAAATCCTCCACAAACTGGGTCGGGTCGGGCACGACGAATTTCTGCACAGACAGAAGCCAAGTTAGGGGACGTAGAAGGtattttcggcgtgacccctccgatgcctaagtcagtgctcgaaAGTAAAAGAGCTTGACAAAAAGtaagaacaagagaatatgtgtgtgtgagtatgtgaacaagaagtgaatagaagagatgaatgaataaatcatgaaccatacctgtatttataggggcttGGAGGGGTAGGTTACCTTGTCAAGATAGAACATGTGTTAGAGTAGGACTCTACTCGGGTAAGAGCCCTGACCAAGTAGGATTCTGTTGTAATATAAACACCAGAAAACAACCGATCCACAGAAAATACTAATCACACAGCCGCAAGAGAAAATGCACAATCTCAGAATAAAAAACTCACGCAGAAATAAGAACAAGAACACAGAGAATTACTTGGTTCGGATTATCAaatcctacatccaaggttTTAGGATTCTTTCCATATGAATTCACTATCACAAAACAGTGTTCCAATCGTTACAACTCTCAATTAATCACAACTCACGCTTTTGACAGCTGTATCTGTCGAATACAATTTGAATCAAAGCCACCGAGATACAATCTCCAAGTTTCCAGCTCTATCTTGATCTGCCTTTTAGCCAAGCTCTTGTTGTGATTCAGAGAATACGATTATCGAGAGAATTGAATAGCATTCGAAGCCCTCTTCTTGATTTTAACTCCTTTCTTGTAAGCTCGAGATCAACCCCCTTTAAACTTAATCCTGCTAACTAACGGCCCATAACTAACAAACCCTTTAATCATAGCTGTTAgatcaagttttaactcaagaGTTGATCTAGACCGTCCAAAGCAACTAATGCAAGTCAACAGAAAAGTCTTCACAAATCTCCACCTTTGACTGATTTGTTTGCTTGTGAATTCCATGAGAACCCAGTGTTAAACTAAACTTACTCCACAAGTTTGAGCTTCCTTAATGCATGATTAAGTTTGCTCACAGGCACCACCTTTGTCAAAATATCAGCTGGATTGATCAAAGTGTCAATATTTTGGACTTCAATCAAGCCTCTTGATATGATATCCCTCACAAAATGCAATCTAACATCTATATGCTTTGTCCTTTCATGAAAGACAGAATTTTTAGATAAATGTATTGCACTTTCTGAGTCACAAAAAATGATGACACCTTTATGTTCCAGACCCATTTCATTAACAAAACCAGTGATCCAAAGACCTTCTTTTACAGCTTCAGTTAGGCTAATGTACTCGGCTTCAGTAGTGGATAAAGCAACCACACTTTGTAAGTTTGATTTCCAACAAACCACATTGCCTCCAACAGTAAACACATAACCTGAAATTGATCTCCTCTTGTCTAGATCAGCAGCGTAATCAGAGTCACAAAAACCAGTGACTGCACATGTGTTTGACATAGACCTAGAGTACTGTAATGTTAGCTTTGAAGTTCCCTTTAAGTACCTTAGAAGCCATTGAACTGCCTTCCAATGATCTCTGCTTGGTTTACTCATGAACCTACTCACAAGACTTAAACCATAAGTGATGTCTGATCGAGTAGATATAATCAAGTACATTATACTTCCCACTGCATTTGAATAAGGAACCTTCTTCATATGTGAAAGGAAATaatggttgcacataaacagtttgaggtgttgtcacaaggtgttgacaacacttactataacaccttgagtaatttgcagcggaaaataattttaagcgtgtataaaaaataagcaaccaaataaatagactcgaataaattaagcaagagtataaaatactcttgcagcgcctcagggcaaaacttcactaaaaaatttttcaaagagttttaaaaccctaaaactagtgattattgtaaaaattcaatttctcaaaacaattgagaaataaagagtaaaagttctcctaaaaattctatgtggaatagaataaagaaaacgAAATAAGGAGAAGAAAATCTTTGTTGCCAAAACTCGTGTTCATCACACTTTTCGATtattgatcttcaagtgttcttcaatGCTTCAAGGCAACACACGACTGATACAAGCTTTTCCAAAGATCTTCCGAATTTTCTTGTGTACTTCAAGTTCTTTTTGTAAATCTCAcggtctctctctctctgtatCTTCCTTTTCCTAGTGCATGCATATATTCAATAAAAAGACCAAGAATCCGTCTTTAGAATGTTTTCTTGTAGGCGTAGGACTCTAGATCTTGATCAAGATAAATCTACACAATAAGGAATTAAATCAATAGATATACGATAATACCATAATCTGATAAACTTAATcatatttcaaatcaagttactcaaagaaataaataacttcatgtccaagaaaggcaaaatataataaataaaatctttttcaaaataggatgattttaaggaataaaatattcctttcaatctctccctttttgcctttctggacaaaacacaacgaaactcccccttaatcaaaactccccctgaatagattctccccctaagtataagcagaggtgttgtcataagatgttggcaacatctagctaTGACACCTCAAATCAGAAAACATAAGTGCAAGGAGAAATAATCATACTAAACAACAGAGCAAACACCAAAACAGTTTTGATTAGGGTCAGAGCAAATCAGAGCAAAAGCAACAAAACTTTTAacctaaaataaaaacaaataaactagTAAAACCAAAaactacgattaaaattgattgtTCTCTGAGTCAACTTCTTCACTTCCTTCTCTccctttttgttcagaagggccagCTCCACTTAAAAGAGACTC comes from Henckelia pumila isolate YLH828 chromosome 4, ASM3356847v2, whole genome shotgun sequence and encodes:
- the LOC140861914 gene encoding secreted RxLR effector protein 161-like, which translates into the protein MKKVPYSNAVGSIMYLIISTRSDITYGLSLVSRFMSKPSRDHWKAVQWLLRYLKGTSKLTLQYSRSMSNTCAVTGFCDSDYAADLDKRRSISGYVFTVGGNVVCWKSNLQSVVALSTTEAEYISLTEAVKEGLWITGFVNEMGLEHKGVIIFCDSESAIHLSKNSVFHERTKHIDVRLHFVRDIISRGLIEVQNIDTLINPADILTKVVPVSKLNHALRKLKLVE